In Archangium violaceum, the following are encoded in one genomic region:
- a CDS encoding bifunctional metallophosphatase/5'-nucleotidase — MTHSHSASSSARGRSRAFKFLGALAFGSLLIAYPGCDPEPTPEPPPIRVQILAFNDFHGNLEAPTGSNGRIATTGSDGGTVDVNAGGAAFLAHHLQQLRAENPEYTVVVSAGDLIGASPLVSGIFHDEPTIEVMNMMGLDLNSVGNHEFDEGATELLRMQNGGCHPVDGCLASTSFTGAKFKFLSANVFTDVAARKTLLPAYDIREFQGVKVAFIGMTLEGTPLIVSPSGVKGLTFQDEADTVNALIPELKQQGVEAIVVIIHEGGVQPGRYDDCNGISGPIKDIVERLDDEVDVVASGHTHQAYNCVIDGKRVTSAASYGRLITDIDLVLDPVSRDVVETTARNVIVTRDTVQPTVDGFVKEIVSKAAPQRDRIIGNTTGELKAPVRPIPAGSSGESTLGNLVADAMLAATRDPQTGGAVIAFQNPGGVRADINAGDITFGEVFSVQPFANNLVTLTITGAQIDTLLEQQFQPSGTSVLQVSRGFSFSWSASAPRGSKVDPASITFNGVTIDPAASYRVTVNNFMASGGDGYAVLTEGKDPLTGPIDVDALDAYLRTSSPVSPPALGRITLLP; from the coding sequence ATGACCCATTCCCACTCTGCCTCTTCGAGTGCGCGGGGACGTTCCCGCGCCTTCAAGTTCCTTGGAGCGCTCGCCTTTGGCTCCCTGCTCATCGCGTATCCCGGCTGCGATCCCGAGCCGACTCCGGAGCCCCCGCCGATCCGCGTCCAGATCCTGGCCTTCAACGACTTCCACGGCAACCTGGAGGCCCCCACTGGCAGCAACGGTCGCATCGCGACGACCGGCAGTGATGGTGGCACCGTCGACGTGAACGCCGGCGGCGCGGCCTTCCTCGCCCACCACCTCCAGCAGCTGAGGGCGGAGAACCCGGAGTACACGGTGGTCGTTTCGGCGGGTGACCTGATTGGCGCCTCGCCGCTGGTCTCCGGCATCTTCCACGACGAGCCCACCATCGAAGTGATGAACATGATGGGGTTGGACCTCAACTCCGTGGGCAACCACGAGTTCGACGAGGGCGCCACCGAGCTGCTGCGCATGCAGAATGGCGGCTGCCACCCGGTGGACGGGTGCCTGGCGAGCACGTCCTTCACGGGCGCGAAGTTCAAGTTCCTCTCGGCCAACGTGTTCACCGACGTGGCCGCCCGGAAGACGCTCCTGCCGGCCTACGACATCCGCGAGTTCCAGGGCGTGAAGGTCGCCTTCATCGGCATGACGCTGGAGGGGACGCCGCTCATCGTCAGCCCGTCGGGTGTGAAGGGGCTCACCTTCCAGGACGAGGCGGACACGGTCAATGCGCTCATCCCCGAGCTGAAGCAGCAGGGCGTGGAGGCCATCGTGGTGATCATCCACGAGGGTGGCGTGCAGCCGGGGCGTTATGACGATTGCAACGGCATCTCCGGCCCCATCAAGGACATCGTCGAGCGGCTCGATGACGAGGTGGACGTGGTTGCCTCGGGCCACACGCATCAGGCGTACAACTGCGTCATCGACGGCAAGCGCGTCACCAGCGCGGCCAGCTATGGCCGGCTCATCACCGACATCGACCTGGTGTTGGATCCCGTCTCCCGTGACGTGGTGGAGACGACCGCGCGCAACGTCATCGTCACGCGCGACACCGTGCAGCCCACCGTGGACGGGTTCGTCAAGGAGATCGTCAGCAAGGCCGCGCCCCAGCGGGACAGGATCATCGGCAACACCACCGGTGAGCTGAAGGCCCCCGTGCGGCCGATTCCCGCGGGCTCCTCGGGCGAGTCCACGCTCGGCAACCTCGTCGCGGACGCGATGCTCGCGGCCACGCGCGACCCGCAGACGGGCGGGGCCGTCATCGCCTTCCAGAACCCGGGCGGCGTGCGCGCGGACATCAACGCCGGTGACATCACCTTCGGTGAGGTCTTCTCGGTGCAGCCCTTCGCCAACAACCTGGTGACGCTGACGATCACCGGCGCGCAGATCGACACGCTGCTGGAGCAGCAGTTCCAGCCGAGCGGCACCTCCGTCCTCCAGGTGTCGCGGGGCTTCTCCTTCTCCTGGTCGGCCTCGGCGCCGCGGGGGAGCAAGGTGGACCCGGCGTCCATCACCTTCAATGGCGTGACCATCGACCCGGCGGCGAGCTACCGCGTCACGGTGAACAACTTCATGGCCTCCGGTGGTGACGGCTACGCGGTGCTGACCGAGGGGAAGGATCCTCTCACGGGGCCGATCGACGTCGACGCGCTCGACGCCTACCTGCGCACCAGCAGCCCGGTGTCCCCGCCGGCGCTGGGCCGCATCACGCTGCTCCCGTGA
- a CDS encoding sensor histidine kinase: MWRNWRVWGLVFAGWTLFWLLGVAQSWMQVWADGLAPEDIRWVLGDLLSLWLWALMTPFLFVFCDSFPLLGPRWVRNLGVHLALFVVILLGKVEIGVLVSPWLGAPSPVSFLVRTSRSIFITVLSYCAVIGVGHALRFHRLYVERLVRASELESQLLRAQFLALQMQLRPHFLFNALNTITGLIRTGNARGAVQMTAGLADLLRAVLRGDGTQEVPLRQELDFVESYLRIEQLRFQERLHTRIHVDPEARDALVPHLLLQPLVENAVRHGSRDEAENRVDIHVTLEEDMLWLRVRDTGDGPVAREGSSPEPGVPDEGGIGLTNTRARLRHLYGEAHRLELLHAEGGGALAQVAIPFRRAGTESRQ; this comes from the coding sequence ATGTGGCGGAACTGGCGCGTGTGGGGACTGGTCTTCGCGGGGTGGACCCTCTTCTGGCTGCTGGGCGTGGCGCAGTCCTGGATGCAGGTCTGGGCCGACGGTCTTGCCCCGGAGGATATCCGCTGGGTGCTGGGGGACCTGCTGAGCCTGTGGCTCTGGGCGCTGATGACGCCCTTCCTCTTCGTGTTTTGCGACTCCTTCCCGCTGCTCGGTCCCCGATGGGTGCGCAACCTGGGGGTCCATCTGGCGCTGTTCGTCGTCATCCTGTTGGGGAAGGTGGAGATCGGAGTCCTGGTCTCTCCATGGCTGGGCGCACCTTCTCCCGTGTCCTTCCTGGTGCGCACGTCCAGGAGCATCTTCATCACGGTCTTGAGCTACTGCGCCGTGATCGGCGTGGGTCACGCGCTCCGTTTCCACCGCTTGTATGTGGAGCGCCTAGTGCGCGCCTCGGAGCTGGAGTCCCAGCTGCTGCGCGCCCAGTTCCTGGCGCTGCAGATGCAATTGCGCCCGCACTTCCTCTTCAATGCCCTCAACACCATCACGGGCCTCATCCGCACCGGGAACGCGCGAGGCGCCGTCCAGATGACTGCGGGTCTGGCGGACCTGCTGCGCGCGGTGTTGCGCGGCGACGGCACCCAGGAGGTGCCCCTGCGTCAGGAGCTGGACTTCGTGGAGAGCTACCTGCGCATCGAGCAGCTCCGCTTCCAGGAGCGGCTGCACACCCGAATCCACGTGGACCCTGAAGCGCGTGATGCGCTGGTCCCCCACCTGCTGCTGCAACCCCTGGTGGAGAACGCTGTGCGCCACGGTTCGCGGGACGAGGCGGAGAACCGGGTGGACATTCACGTCACCCTCGAAGAGGACATGTTGTGGCTGCGGGTGCGTGACACCGGGGACGGCCCGGTGGCGCGTGAAGGCTCGAGTCCCGAGCCGGGTGTGCCCGACGAAGGTGGCATCGGCTTGACCAACACCCGTGCCCGGCTGCGTCACCTTTATGGCGAGGCGCACCGGCTGGAGCTGTTGCACGCCGAGGGAGGAGGGGCCCTGGCCCAGGTGGCCATTCCCTTCCGCCGGGCGGGGACGGAGTCGCGGCAATGA
- a CDS encoding LytR/AlgR family response regulator transcription factor, with protein sequence MSALPASAPIRVLVVDDERIARQGLRALLAADPEVEVVGECASGTQAVEALRQHPVDVLFLDVEMAGMDGFQVLREAGPERTAAVIFVTAYDTYALKAFEVHALDYLLKPFDDERFARVLARAKDHVRGGRIQTLARQLAGLLGTAAPPPAPSAPAPAPAAPAYLERLVLKDVGRVAFLAVDEVDWLEAEDYYIQVHTGGQTHLVRQSLREMEAQLDPRRFVRIHRSTIINVQRVKELRPLFHGEYQVLLHDGTSLKLSRGYRDRLDTLLGRT encoded by the coding sequence ATGAGCGCGCTACCGGCCTCCGCCCCCATCCGCGTGCTGGTGGTGGATGACGAGCGCATCGCCCGGCAGGGCCTGCGCGCGCTGCTGGCCGCCGATCCGGAGGTGGAGGTGGTGGGCGAGTGCGCCAGTGGTACCCAGGCGGTGGAGGCCCTGCGCCAGCACCCGGTGGACGTGCTCTTCCTGGACGTGGAGATGGCGGGCATGGATGGCTTCCAGGTGCTGCGGGAAGCCGGTCCCGAGCGCACCGCCGCCGTCATCTTCGTCACCGCGTACGACACCTATGCCCTCAAGGCCTTCGAGGTGCACGCGCTCGACTACCTCCTCAAGCCCTTCGACGACGAGCGCTTCGCCCGGGTGCTGGCCCGGGCCAAGGATCACGTGCGAGGCGGGCGCATCCAGACGCTGGCGCGTCAGCTCGCCGGACTCCTGGGCACCGCCGCGCCTCCACCCGCCCCCTCCGCTCCGGCGCCGGCACCCGCGGCGCCGGCCTACCTGGAGCGGTTGGTGCTCAAGGACGTGGGCCGCGTGGCCTTCCTCGCCGTGGACGAGGTGGATTGGCTGGAGGCCGAGGACTACTACATCCAGGTTCACACGGGAGGGCAGACCCACCTGGTCCGCCAGTCCCTGCGCGAGATGGAGGCGCAGTTGGATCCCCGCCGTTTCGTGCGCATCCATCGCTCCACCATCATCAACGTCCAGCGCGTGAAGGAGCTGCGGCCGCTCTTCCATGGCGAGTACCAGGTCCTCCTGCACGATGGCACCAGCCTGAAGCTCAGCCGCGGCTACCGGGACCGGTTGGACACGCTGCTCGGCAGGACCTGA
- the ybaK gene encoding Cys-tRNA(Pro) deacylase, whose amino-acid sequence MKTNAARLLDSLGVHYELREYEVDPEDLSAETVAAKVGMPPEQVFKTLVARGDRTGVLMAVVPGNGELDLKALARLSGDRKVDTVPLKELQPLTGYIRGGVTAIGGKKEYPVFVDETLELFDVVSVSAGVRGTQLLLSPADYLRVTKGKLGPISRDKT is encoded by the coding sequence ATGAAGACGAACGCGGCACGGCTGCTGGACTCGCTCGGCGTCCACTACGAGCTGCGCGAGTACGAGGTGGACCCGGAGGACCTCTCCGCCGAGACGGTGGCCGCCAAGGTGGGGATGCCTCCGGAGCAGGTCTTCAAGACGCTCGTGGCCCGGGGGGACCGGACCGGCGTGCTCATGGCCGTGGTGCCCGGCAACGGCGAGCTGGATTTGAAGGCGCTGGCGCGGCTGAGCGGGGACCGGAAGGTGGACACGGTGCCGCTCAAGGAGCTCCAGCCGCTCACGGGCTACATCCGCGGCGGCGTCACCGCCATTGGCGGCAAGAAGGAGTACCCCGTGTTCGTGGACGAGACGCTCGAGCTGTTCGACGTCGTCTCCGTCTCCGCGGGCGTACGGGGTACGCAGCTCCTCCTGTCCCCCGCGGACTACCTGCGCGTCACCAAGGGCAAGCTCGGGCCCATCTCCCGCGACAAGACGTAG
- the purK gene encoding 5-(carboxyamino)imidazole ribonucleotide synthase: protein MNTKTILPGGTIGILGGGQLGRMMALSARTLGYQVQALDPDPACSSRFVVDQCYTADFGNMEEASRLARASDVVTLEIEKIPLATLRAAAQHAPLRPGPHVLEVVQNRGRQRAWLAKHGFPQGPWKQADLEEALATATTELGGRCFVKSCEGGYDGRGQYQVKSASEAPEAWRELGRSPVVVEAALDLEAELSVLVARSPRGEVVVYPPAYNHHEERILDWSLLPGQVSPQVATQATEIARAMATALEVEGLLVVEMFLLKDGRLLVNELAPRPHNSFHATEVACLTSQFEQAVRAVCNLPLGSVEVVRHAAIVNLLGDLWLREGGPKFESVLAMPGVRLHLYGKREARKGRKMGHLSAVGTTPEEALARIKAARQALGA from the coding sequence ATGAACACGAAGACCATCCTGCCGGGTGGGACGATCGGCATCCTCGGCGGTGGGCAGCTGGGCCGGATGATGGCCCTGTCCGCGCGCACGCTCGGCTACCAGGTGCAGGCGTTGGATCCCGACCCCGCGTGCTCGTCCCGCTTCGTGGTGGACCAGTGCTACACGGCCGACTTCGGCAACATGGAAGAGGCCAGCCGGCTGGCGCGCGCCAGTGACGTGGTGACGCTGGAGATCGAGAAGATTCCCCTCGCCACCCTGCGCGCCGCCGCCCAGCACGCGCCCCTGCGGCCGGGCCCCCACGTGCTCGAGGTGGTGCAGAACCGCGGGCGGCAGCGGGCCTGGCTCGCGAAGCACGGCTTCCCCCAGGGGCCGTGGAAGCAGGCCGACCTGGAGGAGGCCCTGGCCACGGCGACGACGGAGCTGGGCGGGCGCTGCTTCGTGAAGTCCTGCGAGGGGGGTTATGACGGACGGGGCCAGTACCAGGTGAAGTCCGCCTCCGAGGCCCCCGAGGCCTGGCGCGAGCTGGGCCGGAGCCCCGTGGTGGTGGAGGCCGCGCTGGACCTGGAGGCCGAGCTGTCCGTGCTGGTGGCGCGCTCCCCCCGGGGAGAAGTCGTGGTGTACCCGCCGGCCTACAACCACCACGAGGAGCGGATCCTCGACTGGTCGCTGCTGCCAGGACAGGTGTCACCCCAGGTAGCCACCCAGGCGACGGAGATCGCCCGTGCCATGGCCACGGCGCTCGAGGTCGAGGGTCTGCTGGTGGTGGAGATGTTCCTCCTGAAGGACGGACGGCTGCTGGTCAACGAGCTGGCGCCGCGCCCGCACAACAGCTTCCACGCCACGGAGGTGGCGTGCCTCACCAGCCAGTTCGAACAGGCGGTGCGCGCGGTGTGCAACCTGCCGCTGGGCTCGGTGGAGGTGGTGCGGCACGCGGCCATCGTCAACCTGCTGGGCGACCTGTGGCTGCGCGAGGGCGGGCCGAAGTTCGAGTCCGTGCTGGCCATGCCGGGCGTGCGCCTGCACCTGTACGGCAAGCGCGAGGCGCGCAAGGGCCGGAAGATGGGACACCTGTCCGCCGTGGGCACCACGCCCGAGGAGGCGCTGGCCCGCATCAAGGCCGCCCGCCAGGCCCTGGGAGCGTGA
- the purE gene encoding 5-(carboxyamino)imidazole ribonucleotide mutase → MGGKSDLEHLRPGIDVLKELGIPHEVRVVSAHRTPDWMMQYAETAESRGLSVIIAAAGGAAHLPGMVASKTLLPVLGVPIPATVLNGFDALMSIVQMPKGVPVGTMAIGKPGAINAALYAASILSLKYPELRPRLGAWRQARTDEVLRDRELA, encoded by the coding sequence ATGGGCGGCAAGAGTGACCTGGAGCACCTGCGCCCGGGCATCGACGTGCTGAAGGAGCTGGGCATCCCGCACGAGGTGCGGGTGGTGTCCGCCCACCGCACGCCGGACTGGATGATGCAGTACGCGGAGACGGCGGAGTCGCGCGGGCTGTCCGTCATCATCGCGGCGGCGGGAGGCGCGGCCCACCTGCCGGGCATGGTGGCCAGCAAGACCCTGCTGCCGGTGCTCGGCGTCCCCATCCCCGCCACGGTGCTCAACGGCTTCGACGCGCTGATGTCCATCGTGCAGATGCCCAAGGGCGTGCCGGTGGGCACCATGGCCATCGGCAAGCCGGGGGCCATCAACGCCGCGCTGTACGCCGCCTCCATCCTGTCCCTCAAATACCCGGAGCTGCGCCCCAGGCTCGGCGCCTGGCGTCAGGCCCGCACCGACGAGGTGCTCCGGGATCGGGAGCTCGCATGA
- a CDS encoding vWA domain-containing protein — translation MNKTVAFVSLTAGLALTALVLGLPHMAPPHGATPVPTPRPATASNGSLTMTSRLSHPYITPGTSDLFVTVDITGVEVPGSKRTPVNLAVVIDRSGSMSGYKLQQAKQAARHLVGQLGPEDRLAIVHYGSDVKSLPSLPATPGNRERMLQYVEGIWDDGGTNIGAGLHTGRTHVAAARGGYTVNRIILLSDGQPTEGITDDAGLTQVVKDIRAEGITVSAIGVGTDFNEDLMQGFAEYGAGAYGFLEDAGQLATLFQKDLRQAATSVARGVELSFELPAGVRLGEVLGYRAHQAGNTVRVPLPDFSSGQVERVVARLTVEGTRPGSTVDVTGLKLAYSDLLKDAGVESAASLSAMVTERREEVLARQDKDATVYATRALSAKNLKLAAEALRDGRKEEAKGYVIQNQALFQEAGTVASPSAVAADLAEQQAVLQDYEQASDSESVGSAVKRTKARAMKSFGKIGSTY, via the coding sequence ATGAACAAGACGGTCGCCTTCGTCTCCCTGACCGCCGGACTGGCCCTCACCGCCCTGGTGCTGGGCCTGCCGCACATGGCACCGCCGCACGGTGCCACCCCCGTGCCGACCCCCAGGCCGGCCACCGCCAGCAACGGCTCGTTGACGATGACGAGCCGGCTGTCGCACCCCTACATCACCCCGGGAACCTCGGATCTCTTCGTCACGGTGGACATCACCGGCGTGGAGGTGCCGGGCTCCAAGCGCACCCCGGTGAACCTGGCGGTGGTCATCGACCGCTCGGGCTCCATGAGCGGCTACAAGCTGCAACAGGCGAAGCAGGCCGCGCGCCACCTCGTGGGGCAGTTGGGACCCGAGGACCGGCTGGCCATCGTGCACTACGGCTCGGACGTGAAGAGCCTGCCGAGCCTGCCGGCCACGCCCGGCAACCGGGAGCGGATGCTCCAGTACGTCGAGGGCATCTGGGATGATGGCGGCACCAACATCGGCGCGGGGCTGCACACGGGCCGCACGCACGTGGCGGCCGCCCGGGGCGGCTACACCGTCAACCGCATCATCCTGCTGAGCGACGGCCAGCCCACCGAGGGCATCACCGACGACGCGGGCCTCACCCAGGTGGTGAAGGACATCCGCGCCGAGGGCATCACCGTGAGCGCCATCGGCGTGGGCACGGACTTCAACGAGGACCTGATGCAGGGCTTCGCCGAGTACGGAGCGGGGGCGTACGGCTTCCTGGAGGACGCGGGGCAGCTGGCCACGCTCTTCCAGAAGGACCTGCGGCAGGCGGCCACCAGCGTGGCGCGCGGCGTGGAGCTGTCCTTCGAGCTGCCCGCGGGGGTGAGGCTGGGCGAGGTGCTGGGCTACCGCGCGCACCAGGCGGGAAACACGGTGCGGGTGCCGCTGCCGGACTTCTCCTCGGGCCAGGTGGAGCGCGTGGTGGCGCGGCTGACGGTGGAGGGCACCCGGCCGGGGAGCACGGTGGACGTGACGGGGCTGAAGCTGGCGTACTCGGACCTGCTGAAGGACGCGGGGGTGGAGAGCGCGGCGAGCCTGTCGGCGATGGTGACGGAGCGGCGCGAGGAGGTGCTGGCGCGCCAGGACAAGGACGCCACGGTGTACGCGACGCGGGCGCTGAGCGCGAAGAACCTGAAGCTGGCGGCCGAGGCCCTGCGGGACGGGCGCAAGGAGGAGGCCAAGGGCTACGTGATACAGAACCAGGCGCTCTTCCAGGAGGCGGGTACGGTGGCCAGCCCCTCGGCGGTGGCGGCGGACCTGGCCGAGCAGCAGGCGGTCCTCCAGGACTACGAGCAGGCGTCCGACAGCGAGTCGGTGGGCTCGGCGGTGAAGCGGACGAAGGCCCGGGCCATGAAGAGCTTCGGGAAGATCGGCTCCACCTACTGA
- the cglC gene encoding adventurous gliding motility lipoprotein CglC, producing the protein MSARLALLVTAALLCGGCEIKSDIGRRCTLVRKATADELAAHPELGKTRPIKYTELKPGQDFISFGMTECEDLICVRDTSYAEPPEEDGLARGYCSKSCVTDSLQNDCAVNASDAEASVKDRMVCRALLLDQQAMDDMRVNDPVAYRNTFGENNSPYFCAGAVESASN; encoded by the coding sequence ATGTCTGCGCGTCTGGCTCTTCTGGTGACTGCGGCCCTGCTGTGTGGTGGGTGCGAGATCAAGTCCGATATCGGGAGGCGGTGCACACTGGTGCGCAAGGCCACCGCCGACGAGCTGGCGGCCCATCCGGAGCTCGGCAAGACCCGGCCCATCAAGTATACCGAGCTGAAGCCGGGCCAGGACTTCATCTCCTTCGGCATGACGGAGTGCGAGGATCTCATCTGCGTGCGGGACACCAGCTACGCGGAGCCCCCCGAGGAAGACGGCTTGGCCCGGGGCTACTGCAGCAAGTCGTGCGTGACGGACAGCCTCCAGAATGACTGCGCCGTCAACGCCTCGGACGCGGAGGCGAGCGTGAAGGATCGCATGGTCTGCCGCGCCCTGCTGCTGGATCAGCAGGCGATGGACGACATGCGCGTGAACGATCCGGTCGCCTACCGCAACACGTTCGGCGAGAACAACTCGCCCTACTTCTGCGCCGGCGCCGTCGAGTCCGCGAGCAACTGA
- a CDS encoding outer membrane beta-barrel domain-containing protein, producing MKRLQAILLALCLAPVSALAQNQQDPGLGLDLSGDPNKPQEETETNAETPAEEPPPLPSTVAETPPDEPLSPAERDVTLDDRVKSVQRKVYLKKNRFELAPFITLSVNDPYYTKVGAAVRGAYYLADTLALAGRVSVMQVLPEDDVRIAKSTFASRIFYSVPQWSAMGDVEWSPLYGKVAFLNSILHFDAYLLGGMGVVNTQVSKDRGGPSLAADLGLGLRFVARDFLAVNVAVINTSYVDQPLNSSKGATQNIMTLNAGISVFFPLKSTGRESE from the coding sequence GTGAAACGCCTCCAGGCCATTCTGCTCGCGCTGTGCCTCGCGCCAGTGTCGGCACTTGCCCAGAACCAGCAAGACCCGGGGCTCGGACTCGATCTGAGCGGTGATCCCAACAAGCCGCAGGAAGAGACCGAGACGAACGCGGAGACGCCCGCGGAGGAGCCGCCCCCGCTGCCCTCCACGGTCGCGGAGACGCCCCCCGACGAACCCCTCTCTCCGGCCGAGCGCGACGTCACGCTCGATGACCGCGTGAAGAGCGTCCAGCGCAAGGTGTACCTCAAGAAGAACCGCTTCGAGCTGGCGCCCTTCATCACCCTGTCGGTGAATGACCCGTACTACACGAAGGTGGGCGCCGCGGTGCGTGGGGCGTACTACCTGGCGGACACGCTGGCCCTGGCCGGGCGCGTCTCCGTGATGCAGGTGCTGCCCGAGGACGATGTGCGCATCGCCAAGAGCACCTTCGCCAGCCGCATCTTCTACTCGGTGCCCCAGTGGTCGGCCATGGGTGACGTGGAGTGGAGCCCGCTCTACGGCAAGGTGGCTTTCCTCAACTCCATCCTCCACTTCGATGCCTACCTGCTGGGCGGCATGGGCGTGGTGAACACCCAGGTGTCCAAGGACCGCGGTGGCCCCAGCCTCGCCGCGGACCTCGGTCTGGGCCTGCGCTTCGTGGCCCGTGACTTCCTCGCGGTGAACGTGGCGGTCATCAACACGTCCTACGTGGATCAGCCCCTCAACAGCAGCAAGGGCGCCACCCAGAACATCATGACCCTCAACGCCGGCATCTCCGTCTTCTTCCCGCTGAAGTCGACCGGTCGGGAGTCCGAATGA
- a CDS encoding outer membrane beta-barrel domain-containing protein, producing the protein MKTATRRLLLALCLAPVPALAQQPAPAAQPAPAAPAARPAPSSSGSSEQEAGDVSEVDKDRLGPLRDRVTPVSGHLFLKKGRLEFSPSATLSVKDAFFTKYILGGVLTYHPTETLGFSLRAGYAIPTVAGAAQICTFSDSEGGTATRGCRRPSFEELNGAAPGQLTLTGGLDVQWAPIYGKISLLAEQFVHFDLYGIAGASAVQYIGPTRNAEFTAGGNVGVGMRFFLNRWMTLRTEFRDLIYVEKAINPTTTLRNQLLFELGVSFFFPSAPPES; encoded by the coding sequence ATGAAGACCGCCACTCGTCGTCTGTTGCTCGCGCTCTGCCTGGCGCCCGTGCCCGCCCTGGCCCAGCAGCCGGCGCCCGCCGCGCAGCCGGCGCCCGCCGCGCCCGCCGCCAGGCCCGCGCCCTCCAGCTCCGGCTCCTCCGAGCAGGAGGCCGGTGACGTGTCCGAGGTGGACAAGGATCGCCTCGGCCCCCTGCGCGATCGCGTCACGCCCGTCTCCGGCCACCTGTTCCTCAAGAAGGGCCGCCTCGAGTTCAGCCCCTCGGCCACCCTGTCCGTCAAGGATGCCTTCTTCACCAAGTACATCCTGGGTGGCGTGCTGACCTACCACCCCACGGAGACGCTGGGTTTCAGCCTGCGTGCCGGCTATGCCATCCCCACGGTGGCGGGGGCCGCGCAGATCTGCACCTTCTCCGACAGTGAGGGCGGCACCGCCACCCGGGGTTGCCGCAGGCCCTCCTTCGAGGAGCTCAACGGCGCCGCCCCCGGGCAGCTCACCCTGACGGGCGGGCTCGACGTGCAGTGGGCTCCCATCTACGGGAAGATCTCCCTGCTAGCCGAGCAGTTCGTCCACTTCGACCTGTACGGCATCGCCGGCGCCTCCGCGGTGCAGTACATCGGGCCCACCCGGAACGCGGAGTTCACCGCTGGCGGCAACGTCGGCGTGGGCATGCGCTTCTTCCTCAACCGCTGGATGACGCTGCGCACCGAGTTCCGCGACCTCATCTACGTCGAGAAGGCCATCAACCCGACCACTACGTTGCGCAACCAGTTGCTGTTCGAGCTGGGTGTCTCCTTCTTCTTCCCCTCCGCCCCTCCCGAGTCATGA